In Curtobacterium sp. MCPF17_002, one genomic interval encodes:
- a CDS encoding heavy metal translocating P-type ATPase → MTDGVVELDITGMTCASCANRIERKLGKLPGVTATVNYATEKARVQVVGTEPADPAALIAAVESAGYGATVPVPVAPVAPVVPDGGTADVARPDASVLLRQRLVVSAVLTLPVVLLSMVPVLQFPNWQWAALALAAPVAVWGALPFHRAAWVNARHGAATMDTLVSVGAIAAFGWSLYALFLGDAGTTGMHMTFSWFATDPEASDLYLEVATAVTVFILAGRYMEVRAKQQSGAALRALLELGAKDATVLRDSPSGPTETRVPAASLVVGDVVVVRPGERIPSDGTVRDGSSAVDLSMLTGESVPVEVRPGDAVTGATINVGGRLVVTITRVGADTELARMGRLIEDAQTGKAEVQRLADRVSGVFVPVVIGLAVLAFVGWLVLGGSVTAAFTAAVATLIIACPCALGLATPTALLVGTGRGSQLGILIGGPQVLERTRGVDTIVLDKTGTVTTGAMALRTVVVAPGADLDADALLRLAAAVEDGSEHPVARAVTAGARDRGVPLAKAAQFTATPGAGVQAVVDGDVVLVGTARWLDESWSIPLPQALAEALDTAESDGGTAVVVARNGAALGVVVVGDTVKPEAADAVRRFVGLGLHPVLLTGDNEGAARAVAAEVGIDEVHARATPASKLDTVRRLQAEGRSVAMVGDGVNDAAALAAADLGIAMGAGTDAAIAASDITVVSGRLTVVADAVRLSRATLRTIKGNLFWAFAYNVAAIPLAMAGLLNPVLAGAAMAFSSVFVVTNSLRLRRFTPQA, encoded by the coding sequence GTGACCGACGGAGTGGTCGAGCTCGACATCACGGGGATGACCTGTGCCTCGTGCGCGAACCGCATCGAGCGGAAGCTCGGCAAGCTCCCCGGTGTCACGGCGACCGTGAACTACGCGACCGAGAAGGCCCGGGTGCAGGTCGTCGGCACCGAGCCGGCCGACCCCGCCGCACTCATCGCCGCCGTGGAGTCCGCCGGGTACGGCGCCACGGTCCCCGTGCCGGTCGCGCCGGTCGCGCCGGTCGTGCCGGACGGCGGCACCGCGGACGTCGCTCGTCCGGATGCCTCCGTGCTCCTCCGGCAGCGGCTCGTGGTGTCGGCCGTCCTCACGCTGCCCGTCGTCCTCCTGTCGATGGTCCCCGTGCTGCAGTTCCCGAACTGGCAGTGGGCGGCCCTCGCCCTCGCCGCACCCGTCGCCGTCTGGGGAGCCCTGCCGTTCCACCGTGCCGCCTGGGTGAACGCGCGCCACGGTGCCGCCACGATGGACACCCTCGTGAGCGTCGGTGCCATCGCCGCGTTCGGCTGGTCGCTGTACGCGCTGTTCCTCGGCGACGCCGGCACGACCGGCATGCACATGACCTTCTCCTGGTTCGCGACCGACCCCGAGGCGAGCGACCTCTACCTCGAGGTCGCCACCGCCGTCACGGTCTTCATCCTCGCCGGTCGGTACATGGAGGTGCGGGCGAAGCAGCAGTCCGGGGCCGCGCTCCGTGCCCTGCTCGAGCTCGGCGCGAAGGACGCCACGGTGCTGCGGGACAGCCCGTCCGGGCCGACCGAGACCCGCGTCCCCGCAGCGTCACTCGTCGTCGGGGACGTGGTCGTCGTCCGACCGGGGGAGCGGATCCCGAGCGACGGCACGGTGCGCGACGGGTCGTCCGCGGTGGACCTCAGCATGCTCACCGGCGAGTCCGTCCCCGTCGAGGTGCGCCCCGGCGACGCCGTCACCGGGGCGACCATCAACGTCGGCGGCCGGCTCGTCGTCACGATCACCCGCGTCGGCGCCGACACCGAACTCGCCCGCATGGGCCGGCTCATCGAGGACGCGCAGACCGGCAAGGCCGAGGTCCAGCGCCTGGCCGACCGGGTGTCCGGCGTCTTCGTCCCCGTCGTCATCGGCTTGGCGGTCCTGGCCTTCGTCGGCTGGCTCGTGCTCGGCGGCTCCGTGACCGCGGCGTTCACTGCGGCGGTCGCGACCCTCATCATCGCCTGCCCGTGCGCCCTCGGGCTCGCGACCCCGACCGCGCTCCTGGTCGGCACCGGCCGCGGCTCGCAGCTCGGCATCCTCATCGGTGGACCCCAGGTCCTCGAACGCACCCGTGGCGTCGACACGATCGTGCTCGACAAGACCGGCACCGTGACGACCGGGGCGATGGCGCTCCGCACCGTGGTCGTCGCACCCGGTGCAGACCTCGACGCCGACGCCCTGCTCCGGCTCGCCGCGGCCGTCGAGGACGGCTCCGAACACCCGGTCGCCCGTGCGGTCACCGCCGGCGCCCGGGACCGCGGGGTCCCGCTGGCCAAGGCCGCACAGTTCACCGCGACCCCCGGCGCCGGCGTGCAGGCCGTGGTCGACGGCGACGTCGTGCTGGTCGGGACCGCACGGTGGCTCGACGAGTCATGGTCGATCCCGCTCCCGCAGGCGCTCGCCGAGGCCCTCGACACCGCGGAGTCCGACGGCGGCACCGCCGTCGTGGTCGCCCGCAACGGTGCCGCTCTCGGCGTGGTCGTCGTCGGGGACACCGTGAAGCCCGAGGCCGCCGACGCCGTCCGTCGGTTCGTCGGACTCGGACTCCACCCCGTCCTGCTCACCGGCGACAACGAGGGAGCCGCCCGTGCCGTCGCCGCCGAGGTCGGCATCGACGAGGTCCACGCCCGCGCGACACCGGCGTCGAAGCTCGACACGGTCCGACGGCTGCAGGCCGAGGGGCGGAGCGTCGCGATGGTCGGCGACGGCGTGAACGACGCCGCTGCGCTCGCCGCGGCGGACCTCGGCATCGCGATGGGCGCCGGCACGGACGCGGCGATCGCGGCGAGCGACATCACGGTCGTGAGCGGCCGCCTCACCGTGGTGGCCGACGCGGTTCGACTCTCCCGGGCCACCCTCCGCACGATCAAGGGGAACTTGTTCTGGGCGTTCGCGTACAACGTGGCGGCGATCCCACTCGCGATGGCGGGGCTGCTCAACCCGGTGCTGGCCGGCGCCGCGATGGCGTTCTCGTCGGTGTTCGTGGTGACGAACAGCCTGCGACTCCGCCGTTTCACCCCGCAGGCCTGA
- a CDS encoding heavy-metal-associated domain-containing protein: MNTELLLVEGMTCDHCVMSVTEELTDLDGVSDVAVQLVPGGRSQVTVTSDRPVAAEALHGAVVEAGYEVVRS, encoded by the coding sequence GTGAACACCGAACTCCTGCTCGTCGAGGGCATGACCTGCGACCACTGCGTGATGAGCGTCACCGAGGAACTCACCGACCTCGACGGGGTGTCGGACGTCGCCGTCCAGCTCGTCCCCGGTGGCCGCTCCCAGGTCACCGTCACGTCGGACCGTCCGGTCGCGGCCGAAGCGCTCCACGGTGCCGTCGTCGAGGCTGGCTACGAGGTCGTGCGCTCGTGA
- the pgi gene encoding glucose-6-phosphate isomerase codes for MTESAPVDPTSTEGWKKLDGIAAGFTPDLRGWFDSDPGRAERYTFQAADLTVDLSKGLVDDEILGALLQVAKDAGVAERFQSMLAGEHINATEDRAVLHTALRRPKGASPALVVDGQDVDADVHATLDKVYGFAEQVRSGAWTGVTGKRIETVVNIGIGGSDLGPVMVYEALKPYVQPGLEARFVSNIDPSDIYEKTADLDPETTLFIVASKTFGTLETLTNARLARQWLWAELGLTDASDDEKSNAVAKHFVAVSTALDKVAAFGIDPENAFGFWDWVGGRYSVDSAIGTSVVIAIGQENWEQFLAGFHAIDEHVRTTPLEQNVPVLMGLLNVWYTNFLGAQSHAVLPYTQYLHRFAAYLQQLTMESNGKRVRWDGSPVTTETGEVFWGEPGTNGQHAFYQLIHQGTRLIPADFITVANPARPLKDETGDGKGVAPGTDVHTLFLANFFAQTKALAFGKSADEVRAEGTTDEAIVAARTFPGNKPTTSILAPELTPSVLGQLIALYEHIVFTEGTIWGIDSFDQWGVELGKQLALQVTPAVEGDQAALDAQDPSTKALIAKYLELRGE; via the coding sequence GTGACCGAATCCGCGCCCGTCGACCCCACATCGACCGAAGGCTGGAAGAAGCTGGACGGCATCGCCGCCGGCTTCACCCCGGACCTGCGAGGGTGGTTCGACAGCGACCCCGGCCGGGCCGAGCGTTACACGTTCCAGGCCGCGGACCTGACCGTCGACCTGTCGAAGGGCCTCGTGGACGACGAGATCCTCGGCGCACTGCTGCAGGTCGCGAAGGACGCCGGCGTCGCTGAGCGCTTCCAGTCGATGCTCGCCGGTGAGCACATCAACGCCACCGAGGACCGCGCGGTGCTGCACACCGCACTCCGCCGTCCGAAGGGCGCCAGCCCCGCGCTCGTCGTCGACGGCCAGGACGTCGACGCCGACGTGCACGCCACGCTCGACAAGGTCTACGGCTTCGCGGAGCAGGTCCGCAGCGGCGCCTGGACCGGTGTCACCGGCAAGCGCATCGAGACCGTCGTCAACATCGGCATCGGCGGCTCGGACCTCGGCCCGGTCATGGTCTACGAGGCACTGAAGCCGTACGTGCAGCCCGGTCTCGAGGCGCGCTTCGTCTCCAACATCGACCCGTCGGACATCTACGAGAAGACCGCGGACCTCGACCCGGAGACCACGCTCTTCATCGTCGCGTCGAAGACCTTCGGCACGCTCGAGACCCTGACCAACGCCCGGCTCGCGCGCCAGTGGCTCTGGGCTGAGCTCGGCCTCACCGACGCGTCCGACGACGAGAAGTCGAACGCCGTCGCGAAGCACTTCGTCGCCGTCTCGACCGCGCTCGACAAGGTCGCCGCGTTCGGCATCGACCCCGAGAACGCCTTCGGCTTCTGGGACTGGGTGGGCGGCCGCTACTCGGTCGACTCGGCCATCGGCACGAGCGTCGTCATCGCGATCGGCCAGGAGAACTGGGAGCAGTTCCTCGCCGGCTTCCACGCCATCGACGAACACGTCCGCACCACGCCCCTCGAGCAGAACGTCCCCGTCCTGATGGGCCTGCTCAACGTCTGGTACACGAACTTCCTCGGTGCGCAGAGCCACGCGGTCCTGCCGTACACGCAGTACCTGCACCGCTTCGCCGCGTACCTGCAGCAGCTCACGATGGAGTCGAACGGCAAGCGCGTCCGCTGGGACGGCTCGCCCGTCACCACCGAGACCGGCGAGGTCTTCTGGGGTGAGCCCGGCACGAACGGCCAGCACGCGTTCTACCAGCTCATCCACCAGGGCACCCGCCTGATCCCCGCCGACTTCATCACGGTCGCCAACCCGGCCCGTCCACTGAAGGACGAGACCGGCGACGGCAAGGGCGTCGCGCCCGGCACCGACGTGCACACGCTGTTCCTCGCGAACTTCTTCGCGCAGACGAAGGCGCTCGCGTTCGGCAAGAGCGCCGACGAGGTCCGCGCCGAGGGCACCACCGACGAGGCCATCGTCGCGGCGCGCACGTTCCCCGGCAACAAGCCGACCACGTCGATCCTCGCGCCGGAGCTCACCCCGAGCGTCCTCGGCCAGCTCATCGCCCTGTACGAGCACATCGTGTTCACCGAGGGCACGATCTGGGGCATCGACTCGTTCGACCAGTGGGGTGTGGAGCTCGGCAAGCAGCTGGCGCTGCAGGTCACGCCGGCCGTCGAGGGCGACCAGGCTGCGCTCGACGCGCAGGACCCGTCGACCAAGGCGCTCATCGCGAAGTACCTGGAGCTGCGCGGCGAGTAA
- a CDS encoding sugar porter family MFS transporter, whose translation MVDIKPTAPKTALPPVGQGPHVRRLGVLALVATFGGLLFGYDTGVINGALLPMKQELGLTNLTEGVVTSSLLFGAAIGAMLGGRIADGWGRRKTIILLAVTFFVGTLICVFAPVFGVMVVGRVLLGLAVGGASTVVPVFLAELAPYEIRGSLSGRNELMIVIGQLAAFIVNAFIGNLWGEGNGVWRVMLAVCALPAIALFVGMLRVPESPRWLASKGRNDEALEVLGQIRSKERAEAELEDIKRTNDFEAKVQRQSGWRILLGNKWLIRIVLIGAGIGVAQQLTGINSIMYYGQTVLIESGFQQSAALIANIAPGVIAVVGGFIAIYNMEKINRRTTLILGYSLTTLCHFLIGIASMTLVEGNPARPWVILFLVVAFVGSMQTFLNIATWVILSEIFPTQIRALGMGIAVFCLWIANAFLGLYFPTIVAATGITGTFFGFAVVGVLALLFIWKFVPESRGRTLEEVEEGVTTGNIFTVPPKKARR comes from the coding sequence ATGGTCGACATCAAACCGACAGCCCCGAAGACGGCGCTCCCGCCGGTCGGACAGGGTCCGCACGTCCGCCGCCTCGGCGTCCTCGCCCTCGTCGCCACCTTCGGCGGCCTCCTGTTCGGCTACGACACCGGCGTGATCAACGGCGCCCTGCTGCCGATGAAGCAGGAGCTCGGACTGACGAACCTCACCGAGGGCGTCGTCACGAGCTCGCTCCTCTTCGGCGCAGCGATCGGCGCCATGCTCGGCGGTCGCATCGCCGACGGCTGGGGGCGCCGCAAGACGATCATCCTGCTCGCCGTCACGTTCTTCGTCGGCACGCTCATCTGCGTCTTCGCCCCGGTCTTCGGCGTGATGGTCGTCGGCCGCGTGCTCCTCGGCCTGGCGGTCGGTGGTGCATCGACCGTCGTGCCGGTGTTCCTCGCCGAGCTCGCCCCGTACGAGATCCGCGGGTCGTTGTCCGGCCGCAACGAGCTCATGATCGTCATCGGTCAGCTCGCCGCCTTCATCGTGAACGCGTTCATCGGCAACCTCTGGGGTGAGGGCAACGGCGTGTGGCGCGTGATGCTCGCCGTCTGCGCGCTCCCCGCGATCGCGCTCTTCGTCGGGATGCTCCGGGTGCCCGAGTCGCCGCGGTGGCTCGCCTCGAAGGGGCGCAACGACGAAGCGCTCGAGGTCCTCGGTCAGATCCGCTCGAAGGAGCGCGCCGAGGCCGAGCTCGAGGACATCAAGCGCACGAACGACTTCGAGGCGAAGGTCCAGCGCCAGAGCGGCTGGCGCATCCTGCTCGGCAACAAGTGGCTCATCCGCATCGTGCTCATCGGTGCCGGCATCGGCGTCGCGCAGCAGCTGACCGGCATCAACTCGATCATGTACTACGGCCAGACCGTCCTCATCGAGTCGGGCTTCCAGCAGTCCGCCGCCCTCATCGCCAACATCGCTCCCGGGGTCATCGCCGTGGTCGGTGGCTTCATCGCGATCTACAACATGGAGAAGATCAACCGCCGCACGACCCTGATCCTCGGGTACTCGCTGACGACGCTCTGCCACTTCCTCATCGGCATCGCCTCGATGACGCTCGTCGAGGGCAACCCGGCTCGGCCCTGGGTCATCCTGTTCCTCGTCGTCGCCTTCGTCGGCTCGATGCAGACCTTCCTCAACATCGCGACCTGGGTGATCCTGTCCGAGATCTTCCCGACGCAGATCCGTGCGCTCGGCATGGGCATCGCGGTGTTCTGCCTCTGGATCGCGAACGCGTTCCTCGGGCTCTACTTCCCCACGATCGTGGCGGCGACGGGCATCACCGGCACGTTCTTCGGCTTCGCGGTCGTCGGGGTCCTCGCCCTGCTCTTCATCTGGAAGTTCGTCCCCGAGAGCCGCGGCCGCACCCTGGAAGAGGTCGAAGAGGGCGTCACCACCGGCAACATCTTCACCGTCCCCCCGAAGAAGGCCCGCCGGTAG
- a CDS encoding LysM peptidoglycan-binding domain-containing protein: MTISAVVLASVALSGCSLLRGSDDALPAPSTPPATTPTPSDTATASADGESAADLLEASANPRTPTPAPTEAAAPAPTLTPIPAGTVLAQGDVASPKGSIHFHFRMVANGDDSFTAQYSGITSTLPVPVGVGLFDLSRKVGDGLTYRGVGDHTLGGPTSSPVSVNVPLSGSGVDPSHLGTLVTYSAATPGQDVPVEIAADKVLAVTTVRWSVPARQTNVHPKDAGARANANGQVTAAAASGAPKTYRVAPDDLIGDVAARFGISVRDLVWLNEGVQVFGEDQHLYQDTSLNLDPLGR, from the coding sequence GTGACGATCAGCGCTGTCGTCCTGGCGAGTGTCGCGCTGTCCGGTTGCTCGTTGTTGCGTGGATCGGACGACGCCCTGCCCGCTCCGTCCACCCCGCCCGCGACCACCCCGACGCCGAGCGACACCGCGACCGCCTCGGCTGACGGTGAATCGGCTGCCGACCTGCTCGAGGCATCCGCGAACCCCCGGACGCCGACCCCGGCCCCGACCGAGGCCGCGGCTCCCGCTCCGACGCTGACGCCCATCCCGGCCGGCACGGTCCTGGCCCAGGGCGACGTGGCATCGCCGAAGGGCAGCATCCACTTCCACTTCCGGATGGTGGCGAACGGCGACGACTCGTTCACCGCGCAGTACTCCGGGATCACCTCGACGCTCCCGGTCCCGGTCGGCGTCGGCCTGTTCGACCTGTCGCGGAAGGTCGGGGACGGCCTGACCTACCGCGGCGTGGGCGACCACACCCTCGGCGGACCCACCAGCAGCCCGGTCTCGGTGAACGTCCCCCTGAGCGGCTCCGGCGTCGACCCGTCGCACCTCGGCACCCTCGTGACGTACTCCGCCGCGACTCCCGGGCAGGACGTCCCGGTCGAGATCGCGGCCGACAAGGTCCTCGCCGTGACGACCGTCCGCTGGTCGGTGCCGGCGCGGCAGACGAACGTGCACCCGAAGGACGCCGGCGCCCGGGCGAACGCGAACGGCCAGGTCACCGCGGCGGCCGCTTCCGGTGCGCCGAAGACCTACCGGGTGGCGCCGGACGACCTCATCGGCGACGTCGCGGCGCGCTTCGGCATCAGCGTGCGGGACCTGGTGTGGCTCAACGAGGGCGTCCAGGTCTTCGGCGAGGACCAGCACCTGTACCAGGACACGTCGCTCAACCTCGACCCGCTCGGTCGCTGA
- a CDS encoding metal-sensitive transcriptional regulator, with protein MHEHVGYIGDKDDLLKRLRRAEGQVRGIARMVEDETYCIDVLTQISAANRALERVALSLLEDHLSHCVAEAVAEGGDAANAKVREASEAIARLVRS; from the coding sequence ATGCACGAACACGTCGGCTACATCGGCGACAAGGACGACCTGCTCAAGCGACTCCGCCGAGCCGAGGGGCAGGTCCGGGGGATCGCCCGCATGGTCGAGGACGAGACGTACTGCATCGACGTCCTCACCCAGATCTCCGCGGCCAACCGGGCGCTCGAACGGGTCGCCCTGTCCCTGCTCGAGGACCACCTGTCCCACTGCGTCGCCGAGGCGGTCGCCGAGGGCGGGGACGCCGCGAACGCCAAGGTGCGCGAGGCGAGCGAGGCCATCGCGCGGCTCGTCCGCTCCTGA